In the Profundibacter amoris genome, TGTTGCAGCCAGATGGCAAAATCCAGCAGCAGAACCGTCAGCAGGGTTTCCAGCCAGAACGGCCAATCCAGATGGTTGAACAGCCCCCATCCCAGCCGCCCTGCATCAATCGCCGCCCCGACAGCCAACAGCGGCATGGCAATCGCCAGAATGCGTAGCGTCAGTGAATCAATGATGATGATCGCCCAATTGGTAAACCAGCGCCGTTGCCGCGTTTGGGTGCGGGGGCGGCGCGGGACGATGACCTCGATCACCGCGAAGATCAGGAACAGGGCGATAAAGACGCCCAATCGGATTTGTGCTTCGTTTTCCATGACGCCTACCTAAACCGGCATGCATCCGCGTTGTAAAGCCCCGCAGGGTGCACAATCGTGTCAGGTGGCGAGGCGTTCGGCACGGATCAGTGACCCTGCGCCGTGGTCGGTGTAAAGCTCCAGCAAACAGGCATTTGGCGCACGTCCGTCCAGAATAACCACCCCGCGCACGCCACCGTCAATCGCGGCCAGTGCGGTTTCGGTTTTCGGGATCATACCGCCCGCAATCACGCCTTCATCGGTCAGCTTGCGGATTTGGTCAGGGGTCAATTCCGTCAGCACCTCGCCACCTGCATCCTTGACGCCGGCAACATCGGTTAACAGCAACAAACGATCCGCCTTTAGCGCGGTGGCAATCGCACCCGCCGCCGTGTCACCATTGATGTTGTAGGTTTCGCCCTTGCGACCGGCCCCAAGTGGGGCGATCACCGGAATGGTATCGGCGGCAAACAGGGTGTGCAGCACGCTTGGGTCAACCTGCGTCGGCGTGCCGACAAAGCCAAGCGTCGGGTTGGTTTGCTCACACACCATCAGGCCCGCATCCTTGCCCGACAGGCCCACGGCCTTGCCGCCCTGATCGTTGATCGCCTGCACGATGCGTTTATTCACGCGGCCCGACAGCACCATTTCCACCACCTCAACGGTGGCTGCATCGGTTACCCGTTTGCCATCGACGAAATCCGATTTGACGCCCAGCCGCTCCAGCATCTGGTTGATCATCGGCCCGCCGCCATGCACGATTACGGGGTTCACCCCGACCTGTTGCATCAGCACGATATCGCGGGCGAAACTGTCCATTTCATCATCGTCACCCATCGCGTGCCCGCCAAATTTTACAACGACAGTGGCCCCGCCATAGCGCTGCAACAAAGGCAGCGCGTGGGAAAGGGTGCGGGCGGTGGCGATCCAGTCTCGGTTCATGGCGTCTTGCTTTTTCATCTGTTTCTTCCTCGTTCCCTACCGTGTTAATCGCTGGGCGCGCCTGTGCCAAGTGATTGTATTTCCGCACCGCTGTGCATAGGTTCAAGGCAAGCAATGATCGGGGATCAAAATGGCGAAAAGTAAAAGACGCAAGACCATGCTGCTGACCGGAGCCAGCCGCGGCATCGGTCATGCAACCGTGCAATATTTCAGCGCCAAGGGCTGGCGGGTGATCACATGTTCACGCCATCCGTTTCCGGAAAAATGCCCTTGGGGTGGTGGTCAGGAAAACCATGTGCAGATTGATCTGGCCGACCCGCGCAAAACCATAGAAGCGATCAAGGAAATCCGCGACAAGCTGGACGGTACGCTGGATGCGCTGGTGAATAACGCGGGCATTTCCCCCAAAGGGCCGAATGGCGAGCGGCTGAATACGCTGGATACCGATCTGGCCACATGGGGTCATGTGTTCCATGTGAATTTCTTTGCCTCGGTGGTGCTTGCGCGCGGGTTAAAGGACGAATTGGCGGCCGCTAAAGGCTCGGTTGTGAATGTAACGTCAATCGCGGGGGTGCGGGTGCATCCGTTTGCAGGAGCGGCCTATGCCACCTCCAAGGCAGCACTTGCGGCCCTGACGCGCGAGATGGCCCATGATTTCGGGCCAATGGGCGTACGGGTAAACGCGATTGCCCCGGGCGAGGTGGAAACAGCGATCCTTAGTCCCGGAACCGAGAAAATCGTCGATCAACTACCCCTGCGCCGGTTGGGCCAGCCGGAAGAGGTGGCGGCAGCGATCTATTTCCTGTGCTCGGATGAATCGTCATATATCTCGGGCACCGAGCTGGAAGTGAACGGCGCGCAGCATGTATAGTCTTATACCAGATCGGCGATAATACTGCGCAGAATCGGTATGCCTTCGCCCTTTTCGGACGACGTCAACACCAGTTCGGGATAGGCCGCAGGGTGTTTGGAAATGGCTTTGCGCACCTGCTCCAGCACCTTTGTGCGGTCCTTGTCCTTGACCTTGTCCAGCTTGGTCATCACCACCTGAAATGTCACCGCCG is a window encoding:
- the argB gene encoding acetylglutamate kinase; this encodes MKKQDAMNRDWIATARTLSHALPLLQRYGGATVVVKFGGHAMGDDDEMDSFARDIVLMQQVGVNPVIVHGGGPMINQMLERLGVKSDFVDGKRVTDAATVEVVEMVLSGRVNKRIVQAINDQGGKAVGLSGKDAGLMVCEQTNPTLGFVGTPTQVDPSVLHTLFAADTIPVIAPLGAGRKGETYNINGDTAAGAIATALKADRLLLLTDVAGVKDAGGEVLTELTPDQIRKLTDEGVIAGGMIPKTETALAAIDGGVRGVVILDGRAPNACLLELYTDHGAGSLIRAERLAT
- a CDS encoding SDR family NAD(P)-dependent oxidoreductase, with product MAKSKRRKTMLLTGASRGIGHATVQYFSAKGWRVITCSRHPFPEKCPWGGGQENHVQIDLADPRKTIEAIKEIRDKLDGTLDALVNNAGISPKGPNGERLNTLDTDLATWGHVFHVNFFASVVLARGLKDELAAAKGSVVNVTSIAGVRVHPFAGAAYATSKAALAALTREMAHDFGPMGVRVNAIAPGEVETAILSPGTEKIVDQLPLRRLGQPEEVAAAIYFLCSDESSYISGTELEVNGAQHV